The genomic segment TATTCTCACCTTTCAGCATCATGACGACTCCACCAACCGCATCAACCTCGCCATTATAGGTCAATGCGCCATAACGTACGGCATGTCCGAATCGGACTTCAGCGACATCTTTAATATATACGGGAACTGCACCCGACTTTTTAACCGCGATATTCCGAACATCTTCCAATGAGGTTGCTAGACCGATACCGCGGATAAAATAGGCATTTGGCTTCTTGTCAATATATGCGCCGCCCGTATTCTGATTGTTCTTTTCTAATGCTGTAAAGATCTCAGGGATTGTGATATTCATAGCTTTAAGGCGGTTAGGATCAACGGCTACTTCATATTGCTTCAGTTCACCTCCAAAACTATTCACCTCCGCTATACCCGGCGTGCCGTACAACTGCCTAGCCACGATCCAATCCTGCATCGTCCGGAGATCTTTGGCATCGTACTTATGCTCGCTCCCTTTTTTGGGATGGATGATATACTGATAGACCTCACCTAGTCCCGTGCTCACCGGGGCTAGTTCAGGCTTTCCGATTCCGGGCGGGATTTCATCAACTGCTTCTTTTAACCTCACATCAATAAGTTGCCTGGCAAAATAAACATCCACCTCTTCCTGGAAGACCACGGTGATAACCGAGAGTCCAAAACGGGAGATACTCCTGATCTCTTCTATCTTCGGAACGGTGGCGATGCGTTGTTCAATAGGAAACGTAACAAGCTGTTCGACTTCCTGACCGGCAAGAGTGGGGCAAGAAGTAAAAATCTGTACTTGATTGTTTGTGATGTCAGGCACAGCATCTATAGGTAATTTGCTGGCACTCCATGCACCCCATATAATAAGTAATAAGGTCATCATACCAATGACGATCTTATTGCGGATACTAAATTTAATTATACTATCTAACACGATTTATCTGATTAATGCTTAATTATGAGACCGTAAAAATCTCATTTCTTGTAATAAGTAGACTGCGAAACGGCACAAACAAAAAGCGAATCGGAAGAAAACTTTCCGACAGGCTTCGCCATTTGCAATAGTCAAGAATAAATTAAGTATTAATTTTAGGCGGCTGCCAAATCGTTCCGAAGTAGTTGGAAACAACAGTGCTATTGAAGACAGGCATGCGGTTGTCAAAATAGATGGTGACCGGGATGCCGTCAATTCGGGGAAGCTGATATTCGAAAACCGTTATATTTCCACTACAGCAATTGCAGTAACAAAAAATGGAACAGGCGTCATTATCC from the Sphingobacterium thalpophilum genome contains:
- a CDS encoding DUF6660 family protein — its product is MRLIVFILITYILGLSFVPCSDTSPGIEESLEMQVSHSHTHEEDNDACSIFCYCNCCSGNITVFEYQLPRIDGIPVTIYFDNRMPVFNSTVVSNYFGTIWQPPKINT